A window of Plasmodium brasilianum strain Bolivian I chromosome 8, whole genome shotgun sequence contains these coding sequences:
- a CDS encoding prohibitin 2 — MNNSQNFDIHNLRKIGRIGISIGAILGVTSFSSWLFNNSLYNVEAGKRAIKYNRLFGLSNKIYGEGTHFLIPYFERSIIYDVRTKPRVLMSLTGSRDLQMVNITCRVLSRPNEDKLVEIYRTLGKEYDEKVLPSIINEVLKSVVAQYNASQLITQREVVSKSVREQLVQRAKDFNILLDDASITHLSFSNEYEKAVEAKQVAQQEAERSKYVVLKAEQEKKSTIIKAQGEAEVAKLIGLAVKDNPAFMELKKIELSKEVSNIISKCQNKVMLSADSLLINFVK, encoded by the coding sequence atgaataactcacaaaattttgatatacataatttaagaaaaataggAAGAATAGGAATAAGTATTGGAGCAATACTTGGAGTAACTTCATTTAGTAGTTGGTTATTTAACAACAGTTTATATAATGTAGAAGCAGGTAAAAGAgcgataaaatataatagattATTTGGActatcaaataaaatatatggtGAAGGTACCCACTTTTTAATTCCATATTTTGAAAGATCGATAATTTATGATGTTAGAACTAAACCAAGGGTGTTAATGTCCTTAACAGGGTCGAGAGATTTGCAGATGGTTAATATAACGTGTCGTGTATTATCTAGACCTAATGAAGATAAATTAGTGGAAATCTATAGAACATTAGGAAAAGAATATGATGAAAAAGTATTACCTTCTATTATTAATGAAGTTTTAAAAAGTGTGGTAGCACAGTACAATGCTTCTCAATTAATTACTCAAAGAGAAGTAGTAAGTAAATCTGTGAGAGAACAATTAGTTCAAAGGGCTAAGGATTTTAATATTCTACTGGATGATGCATCCATAACACACTTGAGTTTTAGTAATGAGTATGAAAAAGCTGTAGAAGCTAAACAGGTAGCCCAACAAGAAGCTGAAAGAAGTAAATATGTTGTTTTAAAAGcggaacaagaaaaaaaatcaacAATTATTAAAGCGCAAGGAGAAGCTGAAGTAGCGAAACTCATAGGGTTAGCTGTTAAGGATAACCCTGCTTTTatggaattaaaaaaaattgaattgtCGAAAGAAGTTTCGAATATCATTTCTAAATGTCAAAATAAAGTTATGCTTTCTGCAGATTCACTACTGATAAATTTTGTCAAGTGA
- a CDS encoding hypothetical protein (conserved Plasmodium protein) codes for MDQKIELLISIIKTWTNRYAYKIYIKGKDDEKQENYYNVIFFYQNENESISKCTISAFFTITEVNLIDLKDFSTLPKINEKYFVTFKFENENLTRTLDMNLNYEAWIDKLIKDKQKLRGNIDLTSEYMRTRFIKPASESNIEIILSQIKEEREEGRKKDENEKLLKERKKKCLKTENVIHKKSFYEDIYELDHTNSQADFNTPDSNDNESEIRITKNEENDKLNEVLSFLKSNLYYYFTDVDINKKGKLKHNYYVEILKMVNHKMCISRRYLEQMRQDEEKEDIDFANSSYRYFFCEQDEVSSTSTGTNTDDSTNEKELYLQNSVQKNKTKNKKINRKDDKKYLSNLFNVSNKEVDLIKDISIYKNNNFNDYNIFFEESYKVPLNSEYFLFNKDNEYYKFIFTDNYYDFLLYISYADEEENGCIYYNNYINSLPRYLYELKKNREQFSIMSLDNLLLYKQLMYVCYENELNFMYDIFFQQFKKFDLSDSGYIHRTNLKKILEQNDHILSRQEYKILLHIFHYNDDNYVYYKNIKETILRLRFEAIKNSIFERDKKLLQKYLCEELIKKGLKNKKKMHIFDCKSVLDSCDKLYLNKNTIHIILSSLNFDENLELDVVLFLKVSITIIINSIKLENMQMIYNIITDEKEKKEEFQKEESNGPSKRKKTNKKNEKTNIPALELVERTLTKLFKVLDEKNEEHLKIIDFIETLLESNQKKKIIDIKEICKLSKNELQGFVAEIDTESKKKKF; via the exons ATGGAccaaaaaattgaattattaataagtataataaagACATGGACAAACAG ATATGcatacaaaatatacatCAAGGGAAAAGATGACGAAAAACAAGAAAACTA TTATAAcgtcatatttttttaccaaaatgaaaatgagtCTATATCGAAGTGTACGATAAGTGCATTTTTCACCATAACAGAAGTTAATTTAATAGACTTAAAAGACTTTAGTACACTTcctaaaattaatgaaaaatattttgtaacttttaaatttgaaaatgaaaatttgaCAAGAACGTTAGATATGAATCTAAACTACGAAGCCTGGATTGataa ACTGATAAAGGACAAACAAAAATTGAGAGGAAACATAGATTTAACATCAga GTACATGAGAACTAGGTTTATTAAACCCGCTAGTGAAAGTAAcattgaaataattttaagcCAAATTAAAGAAGAAAGAGAAGAAGGCCGAAAAAAGGACGAGaacgaaaaattattaaaagaaagaaagaaaaaatgtttgAAAACGGAAAATGTGATACAcaaaaaatcattttatgAAGATATATACGAGTTAGACCATACTAATTCTCAAGCAGATTTCAATACTCCAGATAGCAATGATAACGAATCGGAAATaagaattacaaaaaatgaagaaaatgacAAATTAAATGAAGTGTTGTCTTTTTTGAAAAGTAACCTCTACTACTACTTCACAGACGTGGACATTAACAAAAAGG gtaaACTAAAACATAACTACTACGTCGAAATACTAAAAATGGTGAACCACAAAATGTGTATTAGCCGTCGTTATTTAGAACAGATGAGACaagatgaagaaaaagaagacatCGATTTTGCAAACTCTTCTTACaggtattttttttgtgaacaAGATGAGGTATCAAGCACAAGCACAGGGACAAACACAGATGACAGTActaatgaaaaagaattatatttacaaaatagtgttcaaaaaaataaaacaaaaaataagaaaataaatagaaaagatgataaaaagtatttatctaatttatttaatgttaGTAATAAAGAGGTGGATCTTATTAAAgatattagtatatataaaaataataattttaatgactataatatattttttgaagagTCATATAAGGTACCGCTTAATTCtgaatatttcctttttaacaaagacaatgaatattataaatttatttttactgataattattatgatttcttactatatatatcttatgctgatgaagaagaaaatggatgtatatattacaacaattatataaatagctTACCaagatatttatatgaattaaaaaaaaacagagaACAATTTAGCATTATGAGTTTAGACAATTTACTTTTGTATAAGCAATTAATGTATGTTTGTtatgaaaatgaattaaattttatgtatgatattttttttcaacagTTCAAAAAATTTGATCTATCTGATAGTGGGTATATTCACCGAAcgaatttgaaaaaaatacttgAACAAAATGATCACATTTTATCAAGacaagaatataaaatattactccatatttttcattacaaCGATGATAACTATGTGTATTATAAGAACATTAAAGAAACTATCCTAAGATTAAG ATTTGAAGCCATAAAAAACAGTATATTTGAAAGGGACAAGAAATTGCTGCAAAAGTATTTGTGCGaagaattaataaagaagggtttaaaaaataaaaagaagatgCATATATTTGATTGCAAGAGTGTTTTAGATTCTTGTGATAAATTATACCTAAATAAAAACACTATTCATATAATCCTGTCCTCCTTAAATTTCGATGAAAATTTAGAGCTAGATGTAGTTCTATTTCTAAAGGTTTCCatcactattattattaatagtaTAAAATTGGAAAATATGCAGATgatatacaatataataacagacgaaaaagaaaagaaagaggAGTTTCAAAAAGAAGAATCGAATGGTCCCtctaaaaggaaaaagactaataaaaagaatgaaaag ACGAACATACCTGCCTTAGAATTAGTCGAACGTACATTAACAAAGTTGTTCAAGGTGttagatgaaaaaaatgaag AACACTTAAAAATAATCGATTTCATTGAAACCCTGCTGGAGTCAAatcagaaaaagaaaattattgacataaaagaaatatgcaaattaagtaaaaatgagTTACAAGGTTTTGTGGCGGAGATAGATACtgaatcaaaaaaaaaaaaattctaa